A segment of the Bacillus licheniformis DSM 13 = ATCC 14580 genome:
AGCACTTCTTATTTTTTTTAAGAAGTACTTTTTGAATTTTATTTAACTGAGCCGACATTAAAGGTTCGCGATTTCCTCTTTGATCTTCGTCGTGGAAATCCCTTCGGTTCTCGGAAGGTAAACAACCTCGCAGTAATCCTTCAGGAAGTCGAATTTCCCTTCCCAGTCATCCCCCATGACAAATACATCGATGTCATGATCGATCACATCTTGTACCTTTTGATCCCAGTTTTTTTCCGGGATGACTTCGTCTACGTAGCGGATCGTTTCAAGAATCAGCTTGCGGTGCTCATAGCTGTGATATGCTTTTTTCTGCTTTTGAAGATTGAATTCGTCAGTCGAAATCGCTACGACGAGATAATCCCCCAATTGTTTTGCCCGTTCCAATAACTTGATATGTCCCCAATGTAATAAATCAAACGTTCCATATGTGATGACTTTCTTCATTGTCATGCGCTCTCCTTTCTAATCTTAAGGCGAAATGCTATATTGATATATCAAAAACACTCGATAAGTTACATTCATTCCACAGGTCTTTACTGATCATTCATTATAGCACATCGCCTATCAAACGTTAAGTATTCTTTAAGGTTAATGCAATTCCAAATTTTATCTAAAAAAATCGAACCTTTTCTGAATAAGACGTAAAAAATCTTAATCTAATGTAAAGATATTGTTAAGCTTTTATGAATGATCTATGCTAAAATATACGTTAGACCTCCTGAATTTATGGGCTGGTCTCTTAAACTTCGACTTTCATACATTCGTATATACTTACACTTCTTAAACCGGAAGGAGGAAAAAAACTATGCTGCAAACGGAAACGGTTCATCATCTTGCATATGTTAACGGGGATTTGCCCGGATTTTTGAATCATCTTGAAAAATCCTTTATCGACCGCAATGAGGGGGCATTTATCGCAACGGTAAACCCTGAGATCGGGTATGCGGCTGCAAAAGACAAGGATTATTTTAAAACAGTTTCATCTGCTGACTTTATCCTGCCGGACGGAATCGGCATCGTCCTGACGTCAAGGCTGATCAACAGCAGATTAAAATCGAGGATCGCGGGGTACGATGTATTTATCAACCTTCTCAGCTTGGCTGACCGCAAAAAGAAAAGGGTCTTTTTATACGGGGCCAAGCAGGAGGTTATTCAAGCTGTTGCAGATCGGCTTTCAACCGAATATCCCGGAATTGAGCTGGCCGGATACTCACACGGCTATGTCAAAGACAAAGGCGAAGTTGCGAAGCAAATCGCGGCTGCCAAGCCGGACATGGTTTTTGTCGCTCTCGGATATCCTCATCAGGAAAAGTTTATTTATGAACATAAGCATCTATTTCCTCAGGCGATTGCGATCGGCATCGGCGGGAGCTTCGACGTGTTCAGCGGAAAAGTGAAAAGGGCGCCGAAAATGTTCATCAAGCTGAATCTTGAATGGATGTACCGCCTGCTGACCAATCCGACAAGGTGGAAGCGCATGCTGAACATCCCGAAATATGTCTTCTCCGTTCTGAAAGAGGAAAGAGTTCAAAAACAGCGGCACTACTATCCGGAGCAGATCAAAGAGCAATCTAAAATCGATTTGTAGAAAAGAGTTTGGGTAACGAATGAATATACGTTCTTTATTGGTTATGGTTTACTCGGCCGGTCTCGCTTTGACCGGTTTTATTTTCAGATTGGTAAAAGCGCGCGACAGAGCTGTATTGCTTGTTTCCTTTCCGGATAATGCGCGCGCGCTGCTTGATGAGTATGTCAGCAGCAGCCGGCCGTTTGAAATGGAAGTCCTCTATACAAGGCACGCCGTTTCCCTTGCAGATGAATATCCTTCCGTTCGATCGCAAGTGATCAACGAGAAAAATCCGATTCATCTCATAAAAGCCGTATACCGAATGTTCAGGTGTAAATTCGTGTTGACGGATAATTATTTTCTGCTGACAAGTGTTTTGAATAAACGCCCTCAGACGACATGCATTCAAATTTGGCATGCGTCCGGCGCTTTGAAGAAGTTCGGACTCGAAGATATCGGAAACCGCTATCGATCCGCCGGCGATATCAAACGGTTTAAAAAAGTGTATCGTTCATTTGATCATATCGTTGTCGGCTCGGAAAAAATGGCGGATATTTTCAAGCGGTCATTCGGCTTGGGAGATGACCGTTTTTTGCGGACGGGTGTTCCGTTAACTGATGAGTATTTTCATGCCGGAAGACAAACAGCGGAGCGTCCGGACCAAAAGGTTATTCTGTATGCGCCGACATACAGGGACTATTGTTTGACGTCCGTTCGTCTCCCTTTCTCTAAGGAGCAGCTCTCCGGGGAACTGCAGGGAGAATTTTTGCTGCTGGTCAAACTGCATCCGGCCGTGCGGGAACAGATTGCTTTTGAAGAGCACGAAGGGCTGATCAAAGACGTATCAGACGTTCCGTTAAAGGATTTGCTGATGGAAAGCGACATCCTGATTTCCGACTACTCGTCGGTCGCCTTTGAGTACGCTTTGTTAAATAAACCGATTTTGTTTTTCACGTATGATATGGCAGAGTATAATGAAAAACGCGGACTGATCGATGATTTTGAAGCAGTCATTCCCGGCAAAGCCTGCATGGACAGCGAAATGCTGCTGAAAGAAATCAAAGAAATGTCCGATACAAAGGAAGAGATCAAGAAGTTTGCGGAAGAGTGGCATCAATATTCAACAGGTGATGCCAGCATGCGCCTGTTGAACTTTATGAGCGAGCATATGACGGCAAATGAAAAAAGACCGGCCGGTTCCTAATGGAACATGGCCGGTCTTTTTATGATGATTACCGATAAACCGGCACATCATAGTACAGCGTATATTGATCGAGCAATGTATACAGACTGTACATTCTCCCCACCTGCTTACAAGCCCATCCGACATCTGTCGCATATTGGTGAAGGGCATTCGGAGACCATCTCATTTTATAGAGGGTGTCCTGTTTGTAAGTCGGGTGGTGAATGTATTTTTCACCGATGAATTTGGCTCCGCCCATAATGGCGGCCTCAGGTGTGAACCACCCTTGTTCATAGGCGTATTTTGCGCCGTAGTAAAGCGGGTTGCTGTCGTAAGCCCCGACGCCGTACATATTGTAAACCTTTTTGCCGTTGAACATCGTTCCTTTAGCCAACTCGGAAGTTCCGTTGCCCGTCTCAAGGAGCGAGTGTGAAATGAGGTACAGTTCATTGATGCTGTATGCTCTCGCCGCGTCGATGAACGCTTGCCCTTTGCCTGTCAAAACCCCTTTATTATAAAGGATTTTTGCATTGACCTCGGCAGCATTCAATCCGGCCGTTTGCGACAGTTTTAAAAATTGGAAGTATGCCGAGCTGTCTTGTGTGAAATTTTCCGGATTGACATATTTCTCGACTTCATCCCTGCTGGCATTTCGCCAATTCATTCTGATTTTTGCCCAGCCGTTTTCCTGGGAGATGATGTTGACTTTATCCCCTTTTTGCAGCTGTCCGATGATGTTGCCGCCTGTCACAAGGGGGCTTGACCTGATATTCAGCAGATCAGCCGTGACGGTTTGGTTCGCCGTATTGATGTAGCTCAATGAAACATAAGCCGGCGCATCCGTTTGCGGGCTGACTTTCATCTGTTTATCGATCATCTGGCTGAGCGTGATTCCGTAGTCAGTCGTTGTGATTTGCGGGCCGTTTTTCACTTTGACGACATTCACCGGCCAGCCGTAATTCGTTTTGATCCGATTGGCGGCAGCATCCGCACGGTCTTTCCCTGTAAATTGTTCATTGATCGAGATATGAAACAGGCTGACCGTCTTTGTTTGGTAAGTTGCGCTGACATTGTTCTTCTTAAAGACATTCAAGCCCTTGTCGAGATCTGCTTTGCTTGTGATTCGACCTGTCGTCACCCGGTACTGCCTGTAGCCGTACTCACCCGTTTGTTCAATCTTGCCCGGTATATTCCGCTTGCTGAAAAATCCGAGCGCCTGCTGTAATTGTTCCGTGCCGATCAGAGCTTCCGAACTCAGTTTGTAGCGGCTGTAATATTGGCCGGTCTTCACGGCCTCTGCGTGAATGCCTGTTTCTTTAAAGAAATTGAGCGCCTGCGTCACTTTGTTCTGTTCGTATACGGATTCCGTTGTCAGCTGATAGTGGCTGTACACTTTTTTTCCTGTTGATCCGGCCGTTCCCGCCGCACCGTTTTTCTTAAAGAATTCAAGCCCTTTATTGATTCGCGCTTGAACGGCGGTTTCAGCAGACGCAATCCGGAAGCGGCTGACGGTCGTGCTGCCGGTGCTTTGCGCAGAAGCCTGAATATTTTTGTTTTTAAAAAACCGGATGCCATCGTTTGCTTTCTTTTGATCTGAAAGCGGGACGGAAACGATTCTGAAAGATGTCTGCTTTTTCCCCGCCTTTGCAGCAGTATAACGCCACGTTTTCTTTTTGAAAAAGGCGTCGATTTTTTTGAGGTTTTGACTGTCTACGCTTTTCATGCTTACGATCCAGAAGCGTGTACCTTTTACCTTTTCCGTGCTTGAGGCGAGACCGGTTTTCTTTTTAATTTGTCCGGCGGCATTTTTCGCGCTCTTTTCGTCATTAAAATATCCCGATTTCACATTGTATAGCTGTGCCGGCTGACCGGCGGCTTCATATGCCCCTTTGACTTTGAGCTCTTTTTCAAACTGCTTCAGCAGGTTTTTCGCGTTTGTTTCGCCTTGTATCGAACTTGTCGCAATTTTATATTTAGGCTGTTGTTTCTTTACGGTCTCTATCGTTCCTTTAAGGGCCGTTTCTTTTTCAAACTGGACAAGCAGGCTTTTCGCTTTGCTCTCATCTGCGATTTCTGCAGAATAAAGCTTGACGATCGCTTGTCCCGCTCCGTATGGTGCATACGACGCTTTGAGGCCGGTCGCTTTTTGAAAACGATCGAGGATGGCTTTCGTGTTGTCTTCGCCTTCGATTCCTCCGGTGGCAACCTTCACGTATGCTTCCCTGTTCCCTGCAAGTGTATAGGTTGCTTTCAGACCGGTTTCTTTTTCAAATTGGAGCGCCCATTCCTTGGCTTTTTCTTCACCGGCAAATTCCTTTGATACCGCTTTGGAAAACGGTTCTTTTTTTCCAATCGGACCATAGGACGCCTTCAAACCGGTTTCTTTTTCAAACTGCAAAAGCAGATTTTTTGCTCTGCTCTCCCCTTCGACACCTTCTGATGTCAAAACGTATGTTGTGCCGTTTTTCCCTGAAGGTTTGACCTCGGCTTTCCATCCCGTGTCCTTTTTCAGTTGTTCGGCTGCTTTGAGCGCTTCGCTTTCGCTATTAAACTCTTTTGCTGTTTCAATTTTGTAGACGGAAGTATCGGTATATGCTGCTAAAGCAGGAATTGCCGGGACTGCCGTATGTACGAGCAAAATGATTGCAGCAAAAATAACGGTTTTTCTAATGTTTTTCACATTCTTTACTCCCCTCGCCTATGAGCCTCCCAATTTCTAAAACTTGCTTTCTCTTTTTATCGGCGAGCCGGATTATTTTTTTACAATAAAAAAGCTTAACGGCCTTTTTTTGCAGACCGTCAAGCTTTTTATATGTGTGACACGATTAGTTCACATGTTCCTTCTATTGTAAAGTCATTGGTTTCCGCCGGCAGGATAAAATTTGTCCCTTTGCTGATCGGAAATAATTCGCCGCCCTGAGTGAGCTTTCCTTCTCCTTCAATCACGCTGCACAGGAGGAAAGGGGCATCCTGGGTCAGCTCAGCGGCACCGTCGATCTCCCATTTATATACGGAGAAATATTCGGCTTCAACAAATGTCTTAATGGTAATGCCTTTTTGAGTTTCTGTCGATTCGTCAACATAGCTGTCTACATGCGGTACTGTTGTGACATTGATCGCCTGTGTCAGGTGAAGTTCGCGCTTTTCTCCGTTTTGATCGGTCCGGTCATAATCATATACCCTGTACGTCGTATCGGAGCTCTGCTGTGTCTCCAAAACGACCGTCCCCTCGCAAAGAGCGTGAATCGTGCCGCTTGGCACATAATAAAAATCGCCCGGTTTGATTTTGATCCGCCTTAACAGGTTGTCCCAATCACCGCTGTTGATCATGGTGACCAGTTCAGTCCGCGTTCTCGCCGTGTGGCCGTAAACGATCTCTGCTCCTTCTTTGCAATCGATGATATACCAGCATTCTGTCTTACCGAGTTCCCCGTTTTCGTGCTCTCCTGCATAATAGTCATCCGGGTGGACTTGAACGGAAAGGTCTTGATTGGCATCAAGTATTTTCGTTAACAGCGGGAAACGGTCCCCCTCTGCACCTCCAAACAATTCACGGTGTTCGTCCCAAAGCTCGGCAAGCGTTTTTCCTTTGTAAGGACCTGAAGCAACGATGTTCGGACCGTTTGGATGGGCGGAAATGGCCCAGCATTCACCTGTCAAATCGGAGGGAATGTCATAGCCGAATGACTCGCGCAAAGCCGTTCCCCCCCAGATTCTCTCTTTAAACTCAGGCTGCAGAAATATCGGTGATTGAGTCATGTTGCCATCTCCTCCCTTAATTCACGATAGTCTTATGTAAATAAAACGCTTTCTTTTATTGATAGACATGTATGTTGAAATATAAACCTTTTCATATTCATTATGACGTTATCTCGATAGAAGCCAATGCCGGAAAGGAAAAACAGAAGCCCTCTTCAGGCTTCTGCTTGTGATGATGCAAACTCAATAATCCGCTGGTTTGAGCTTCCTCTGTAAAGAAGCGTCAAGTCCCTTTTTTTGAGTTCGAACGGGCCGTCTACCAGGACATCGCAATAGGCCAGCAAGGCGCTGTGCTTTTCATTCTTCAAGATTTGTTCGTACGTATAGCCGCTGTAAAGCCAGATGTCCTTTTCGGAATGCTGCTTAATTTTTTCTGACAGCTCGATCAGTTCGCCTGCATGCAAAAGCGGCTCCCCTCCTGAATAGGTGACGTTTGTAAGCGGGTTTTTCATAATTTCCTCGAATACTTCGTCTACACTCATATCAAATCCGTTATTGATATTCCAGCTTTGTTTATTATGGCAGCCTTCACACATATGCGGGCAGCCCGCTAAAAACACGACTGTTCTCAGTCCTTCTCCGTCTACGATGCTGTCATGGATAATATTCATCACTTTCATAGATGCTTCACTCTGTCCTTTTCTTCTTGTCTTTTCGCCGAATTCCACTTTGACATATCTCCGACTAAATATCCTGTAATCCGTCTGATTCGTTCGATCAAAGCCTCATCCCGGTTTTTGCACTGCGGGCATTCATTATCTATGATTCCGGTAAATCCGCACGCCTTGCAGTGGTCGACAGGATGGTTGATCGAGGCGTAGCCCATGCCTGACCGGCGCATGGCGGTCACAAGCATGTCCATCGCTTTAATGTTTTTTTTCGGGTCTCCGTCCAGCTCGATGTAGCTGATGTGCCCTCCATTGCACATTAAGTGGAACGGCGCTTCTTTTCTGATCTTTTCGACCGCAGTCAGCTTATAGTGAACAGGGATGTGAAACGAATTCGTATAGTACACCCGGTCTGTGACATTGCGGATCGAACCGAACTCCACTTTGTCTTTTTTGACAAATTTCCCTGAAAGCCCTTCTGCCGGCGTAGCGATCAAGGAAAAGTTCAATTTGTGTTTTTCTGTGGCTTCATCGGCCTTATCTCTCATCGACTGGACGATTTTTTTGCCGAGTTCAAACGACTCCTCGCTTTCTCCGTGATGTTTTCCGGTCAATGCAGTCAAAGCTTCAGCCAGCCCGATAAATCCGATGCTCAATGTTCCGTGCTTTAGCACATCCTCGAGCGTGTCCTCAGGTTCAAGCTTCTCGCTTTCATGCCAGATGCCTTGTGAATACAGGAATTTAAAGTCCTTTGCTCTTTTCTTGCATTGAAAGGCGTACCGTTCAAGCAGCTGTTGAATCGTTAAATCCATGTAGCGGTTTAACAAGGCAAAAAACTGTTCAACGTTTTCGCTGAGCAGCGCTATTTTCACAATGTTGATCGAGGTGAATGACAAATTCCCTCTGCCGACGCTGTTTTCTTTTCCATGAATATTGGACATGACGCGCGTTCTGCATCCCATATAAGCGATTTCGCTTTCCGGCGTTCCGTCATAAAAAGGTTTGTTCACGGGCGAGTCGATAAAGCTGAAGTTCGGAAACAGCCTTTCAGCGCTCGTTTCCAATGCAAGCCGGTACAAGTCATAGTTAGGGTCTGTTTGATCAACGTTCACGCCTTCTTTCATTTTGAAGATCTGAATCGGAAAAATCGGCGTCTCACCTTTGCCGAGGCCTGCTTTTGTCGCCTTAAGAATATTTTTGATCAAAAGGCGGCCTTCCCTTGACGTATCCGTGCCGTAATTAATGGAAACAAACGGCACCTGTCCGCCGCCCCTCGAATGCATGCTGTTGGCGTTATGTATAAATGCTTCGCACGCTTGGTAAGTTGTGTTGTCCGTTTCTTCCCACGCTCTTTCCCTTATCTCTTCTTCTGTCAAAGTTGTCGGGTATTGTTTGATTTTCGCAAGATGCTTTTCGTACGTTTTGCGGACGTAAGGCGCCAGATCGTAATCGAACATTGGGAATGACTGGCCGCCATGCTGCATATTTTGATTCGATTGAAAAATGATAGATGCGAGTGACAATGCGCTCATAATGTCCTTCGGTTCCCTGAGGGAGCCGTGGCCAGTGTGGAATCCCTCCTTTAACAGCCGGACCAATGGTATCTGACAGCAAGTCGTTGTCCCGCTCGGCATATAGTCTAAATCGTGAGGGTATATAAAGTTGTCATCGACTGCTTTCTTGATTTCCGGCGACATTAAGTAATGGAGCGCATAATGTCTGGAACTCTCGGATGCAAACCGGCTCATTTGCCCCATCGGGGAGCGGCCGTCTACGTTGGCATTTTCCTGCATAATATCGTGATTTCCATACCCGACGATATCATGAAATGTTTCTGTCAATTGCAATAATCCCTGTTCTTTAAAGCCTGTTGTCATCCTAATCTCTCCTAAAAAGTAGCATATATAGTGTTTGTTCATCCAACAGACACTATATATTGATATTAGCACAGATTATGTTCGTCAAATTTAGCAATTTGGTGACGTTTCAAAAACGGTCATAAAAAAACGCCCCGGACAAATGTCCCGGTGCGCCTGCGGCAACATTACTTGTAATCAATCGTCATTTGTTTCGGAGATTTTCTTTGTTTCGTCCGTTTTTCGATCCAGACGGTTGCAAGCGGCGTCAGAAGCGAGGTGACAATGACGCTTGTCGCGATGATCGCGGTTGCTGAATCAGCTACCGGCGCAAACACGGGGTTTGCATCGGCAAGTGCATACGGGACGGCTACCGCAGCCCCGGCCGTTGATGACGCCGCTACTCCCGCGACACCGTCTCCTCTTGCGACAAAGCGGTCCAGCAAGTATAGAGATGCACCCGAGAGAATGACGACTGATACGCCGACAACAATGCCTAAAAGGCCGGATTGAATCAACATGTTAAAATCAAGCGTGTTTCCAAGTGAAAATGCGAAGAACGGAATGATCGCCGGTACGACTTTTCCGAACAAATCGCGCAATTCAGGGTCAAGGTTACCGAGAATGCAGCCGAGTAAAAACGGGATGACGGTTGCAGCCAGCGTCTCCCAAGGAAATGCCGCAAGCCCTGTCACACCGAAAGTGACCATCGTCATAAACGGGCCTGATTCCGTGCTGATAAAGGCAAAAGCACCGGCGTCTTCCTTTCTTCCCATGTGATTCATTAACGCCAAATACAGACCGCCGTTCGTTTCATTCATAACGGCTACGATCGCCAGCACGGACAGTCCGGCAAAAAACCCGCTTTGAATGCCTTCGTCTGGAATGAACTGCGCTGCGATCAAACCCAATAATGCGGCAAAGCCGACTTTGCCGATCAGAAGCGTCAGCCCCTTCCTCGCAATATATCCTGAAGAACGAAAATCTATTGTCGCGCCAACGCAAAAGATAAATACTCCTAAAATCGGCAGCGTTCCGGTAATCAGGGCGCCTGTAAATCCGCCGAAAAACTCTGCGGTTCCCGGTGCAAATGTATTCAGCGTTGCGCCCAGAAAGAGCGGAATGATCATCATGCCGCCCGGCACACGTTCAATCGTTGCTTTAATTTTCATCATTTTTTTCTCCCATTCTAGAAATTAATGAAAAAGCAAAGCTGTCGATCTTGCAAAACCTGAAGTCTTTACCACGCTGCGCACGCTTTATTTCTGCTGAGCCCGCCGCTGAAAGATGCGCTGGAGATCCGCTTCTGACACTTTGTTCAGCTGGCTTCCCACACCTACTGCCAATGCTCCGGCATCAAGCCACTTCTCCACATCGCCGGGATGGATTCCTCCGGTTGGTATGAACCGAACCTTCGGAAAAGGACCGGCGAGGTTCTTCATGTAAGGAATCCCGGATGTTCCCCCTGGAAACAGCTTAAGAACCCGAAAACCCTTTGAGACCGCTTCCATAATTTCGCTTGGCGTTAATACGCCGGGAATAAAAAATGTATGCAATGATGCGGCCTCCTCAGCCAGTGATTCCGAAAAACCCGGGCTGACGATAAATTTTGACCCCGCTGCCGCGGCTTCCCTCGCCTGTTCGCTTTCAACCACCGTTCCCGCTCCGACAAGAAGACCGTCTTTTCCCGCAAATTTTTCAATCAGCTCAGACGCTCCCGGCGTCGTATATGTGATTTCAATCGCAGTAATCCCTTTGTCGATCAGTCTGTGAATGGTCTCCTCAGCAGCCTCCTTACCGTCTGCGCGGACGACTGCGATCAGCCCGGCCTCGCCCAGCTGCTCTTGCACTTTTCCGATCATAGACATTTCCATTACGGTCAACCTCCTATTTTTTGGTTGTTTTTCTCTCCAGCCATAAAAGCTTTCAATTGATCCCTTGACGGCAGACCGTCCATATCCCCCGGAGCCATGACGGCCAGCGCTCCGATCGCATTGGCCCTCTGAACTGCTTCTTCCAGCGGAAGTCCGTCTAAAAGGCCGCTGATCATGCCGACGGCAAAACCGTCGCCAGCGCCAACAGTATCAACAACCTTCTCCACCTGATAACCCGGCACATAACCTTCTTTTTCCGATGTCCTGTAATAAGCCCCTTCTTTTCCAAGCTTGATGACAATCACCTTGACCCCCTGCATTACATAATGTTTAGCGATATCCTCGGGAGAATTGCAGCCTGTCAGGAGTTTTCCTTCATTGATCCCCGGCAGAAACCAGTCTGCCTGCGCGGCGATTTCATTAATTGTATGAACCATTGTCTGCTGATCCGGCCAAAGCTGGAAGCGGAGATTCGGGTCAAACGAAATCGTCTTCCCGTCTTTTTTCATCTGGTGAACGGCGTGGCGGGCGAAGCCCCTCATTTCCCTTGAAAGTGCAGGAGGTATGCCCGTCACATGCATATGTTTGGCTTGCTTGAAATACTCTGCCGGGTAGTCATCAATGCTCATCGTGCTTGCGGCTGATCCGCTCCGATAATATGTGACATCAGGGTCTCCGCTTTCAACCTTTGACTTGAGCAGTATGCCCGTCTGCCGGTCTGCGGTGCGTTTGACTTCAGAAATGTCGACGCCTTCTTTTTTCAATTCATTTAAAATAAAGGTTCCAAGCGAATCGGCGCCGACCTTGCTCATCCAGCCGACCCGAAAACCCAGGCGCGACAGTC
Coding sequences within it:
- a CDS encoding sugar kinase yields the protein MSLDVMTFGESMAMFYANEAGGLHEASSFSKALAGAETNVAVGLSRLGFRVGWMSKVGADSLGTFILNELKKEGVDISEVKRTADRQTGILLKSKVESGDPDVTYYRSGSAASTMSIDDYPAEYFKQAKHMHVTGIPPALSREMRGFARHAVHQMKKDGKTISFDPNLRFQLWPDQQTMVHTINEIAAQADWFLPGINEGKLLTGCNSPEDIAKHYVMQGVKVIVIKLGKEGAYYRTSEKEGYVPGYQVEKVVDTVGAGDGFAVGMISGLLDGLPLEEAVQRANAIGALAVMAPGDMDGLPSRDQLKAFMAGEKNNQKIGG